The segment GACAGTCCCTCCCGAGGAAGCTCCAGACACTCCTCTCGAAATCGAAATTGAATTCGAGCAGGGACGCCCCATCGCTCTCGATGGCAAAGAGATGGACGGCGTCTCGATTATTGAACATCTGAATAAAGTGGGTGGCGAACATGGCGTCGGTCGAATTGACCACGTAGAAAACCGTCTCGTCGGTATCAAAAGCCGGGAGATTTACGAAGCTCCCGCCGCGATGATTCTCCATGAAGCTCACCGCGAACTCGAATTTCTGACATTAAGCCGTCAGGCCCAGCGGTTCAAAACCTACGTCGCTCAAACTTGTGCCGACATCATCTACGATGGCCTCTGGTACAGCCCATTCCATCAGGACCTGATGGGATTCGTCGAGAAAAACCAACGATTCGTCTCCGGACATACACGCATCAAGCTGTATAAAGGGAACTATGTTGTCACGGGCCGCAAAAGCCCGCACAGCCTGTACTCAGAGGAACTGGCGACTTACGAAGAGGGAGACTCCTTCCCCCACGAAGCAGCTGTCGCCTTCATCCGTATCCACGGAATGGCCCTCAAAACACAGGCTCAGCAACAACTCCTCAAAGGGGAACCCATCGTCCGACCGGCGCGCATCATGCCGACCAAAGACGCCAAGTAATATCGATACCGACAATAGGGAAACAATGCCGTTAAAAACGGGGGCCACCCTTCTGACAGTTGATTCGGTTCACCACGAAACCGCACACCCACCCGTGTGCGGTTTTCGTTTTCAACCTGTCTACTTTCGATCCTTGATTCTGGCAGGACACCGGCAAAAGGACTCCGACATAAGGACATAGTCATGATAAACGACGAAATCATGGCCGGACGAACCATTGCTATCGGTGACATTCACGGTTGCAGCACCGCCTTCGAGACGTTGCTCGACATGCTGCAGGTCACCAGTGAAGATACGATCGTTCTCCTGGGAGACATCGTCGACCGGGGTCCCGGCACAAAGCAAGTCATTGAAACAACAATTAATCTGAAAAGTCGCTGCAAACAGCTTATTTACATTCGCGGCAACCATGAAGAAATGCTGTTGGATGCACTGAAGGCTGGCCCACTCACATCGACATGGCTGTTCTACGGCGGACAGGAAGTTCTTGATTCTTACGAGATAGAGAGCGTCGAACAACTACCGGAATCACATGTCAATTTCATCGAGTCCTCACGCGATTACTGGGAAAACCAAACGGACATTTTTGTGCATGCCAATGTGCAACACGACCGCCCGCTGGACGAACAACATCCACAGGTTTTGCGATGGGAACGGTACACAGGAACGAAACCTCCCCATTTCTCCGGCAAGCGAGTGATTGTCGGACACACAGTCATGCCGCAGGGCATGCCCAAATTCAGTCCCGGTTGGTTGGCGATAGACACGGGTGCTTATGAAGGCAATCCACTTACCGCCTTCGACACGACAACTAAAACATTTTACCAGGCCGACGAATCTGGTAATCGCTATCCCACTTTTCCATTGGTTGAAGAACCGACCGAGAATCCATGACCAAAACTCCCCTTCCACGCATCGGATTAACTCTGGGCGACGTCGCTGGCATCGGCCCCGAAGTGACCGCCCGCGCGATTTGCGACGCCCAAGTCCGTGCGACTTGCCAACCGATTGTCATTGGGCACCCGCGAATACTGAACGAGGCCCTGGAACTTATCCGTCCGCATGTCGCTTCGGTACCCCCAGTCCAGGAAATCCATTCCCTGAAAGAGATCGATACCAACGACTCTCCCATCTACTGCTTCAATCCCGCAGGCGACGAAGTATTAGCAGCTCCGCGAAATCAATTTAATGCCGCCGCCGGGAAAGCCTCGTACGATTATCTTCTCGCCGCCATTCGCGGAGCACAAGCGGGAACGATTGACGGCATCACAACAGCTCCGCTGGCAAAAGCTTCGTTACATCTGGCCGGGATCAACTATCCTGGTCATACCGAAATTCTCGCGAAAGAATGTGGCGTCGACGAGTTTGCTATGATGCTATACCTACCGCCCGGTGAACAAGTGCGGGGAATTAACGGTCTCGCGGTCTCGCACGTTACCTTACATACTTCAATCAAAAGTGTGCCCGATTTGCTTTCGGTCGATTCCATCTATGGCAAGATCGGTCTCACCTATCGCTTCATGCAGGCCCAGGGAGTTGTGGATCCCCGAATTGCTGTCTGTGCCTTAAATCCTCATGGGGGCGAAGAAGGTCTGTTTGGTAATGAAGAAAGCGAGTTGATCGCCCCCGCCATCGAACGAGCCCGCGAAGAATTCGGAACTTCCGTCACAGGCCCCTTCCCCACGGATACGATGATGAAACGCGCCATCCGCGATGGTGAGTTTGACGGCGTCGTCGCGATGTATCATGATCAGGGCCACATTGCCATTAAACTGGTCGCCTTCGATACCGCAGTTAATGTCACCCTCGGTCTCCCCATCGTTCGCACCAGCCCCAGCCACGGCACCGCCTACGATATCGCCTGGCAAGGCACCGCCCGCGCCGACGGGATGATCACCGCAATCCAAGTCGCCGCCAACCTGGCAAAAATAAATTGATTTCTAATCGGGTGGCCCAGACAATCACGAAGTGTTGTCTGGGTTGCACAGCAACACTCAAGCTTTGATCACACATTAAATCCAAGACGCTCATTCGACCAACTCATACAAAATATTATTCAGCACCTAGTGTGCCTTTCGGCACCCAGACAACACTTCGAGGTTGTCTTGGCCACCCCTGAAATCAAGGAGTTCCCCTCTTGTCTGGTTCTTACACACGGTTGTTATTAATTCGTCACGGAGCGACGGCAGCGAACGAGCAGCGGCCTTATATTCTTCAAGGTAATGGCATCAATGGTCCGCTCAGCGAGAAGGGCGAAGCCCAGGCGAAGTCGGTCAGTGAGTTCCTGAGCCAGACGAAGATCGATGCCATCTACTGCAGCCCGCTTGTCCGGGCTCAACAGACGGCCACGGAGATTGCCCGTCCGCATGGGATCGCCCCGACCCCCATTGAAGGTATTCACGAAGTGAACGTCGGGCTCTGGGAAGGGCAAAGCTGGGAGGCGATAATGGAGTCGCACCCGGAAGAATACAAAACCTTCATTAACGCCTCTGGTGAGATTCCCTACCTCGGTGGCGAATCCTATCAGGACGTTCTTAACCGCAGCAAACCAGTGATTGAAGGGCTCGTAGAAAAACATCCCGGCGAAACCGTAGTCATCGTGGCTCACAATGTCGTCAACAGAGCCTATCTGGCCGACATCATGAACAAACCCATCAACGAAGCCAAAGCGATCCGCCAGGTGAATACCTGCGTAAATATCATCCGCTACCAGGAAAATGACCGCGAACTGGATACGTTGAATTCATATCTGCATTTGACTGAAGACTTGGTGCTGTGATTTGACCAACCGAGGTGGCCCAAACAATCTTAGCATCGGGTGAATCACTCCACGATTCCACTGATATCAAACAAATACAACTGCCGACCCTGGTCCTTATAAGGTGAATCGACCACGATCAATTTTCCGTCGGGGCTGTGGCGGGGGTGGGTGTCGCAGCGCCATTCACCGGTGTAAACCTTGGGCGACGGGACTTTGCCGATTTCGTGGGTTTTTCCAGTCGGAACATGATACAGGAAGATTGACTGTTCTCGATTCTTATCGGGATAGGTGTCGTTCAGGATCCAGTCGGTGTCCGGGAGATAGGTGCAGTGGCCGTCCCGTTTCATGACATCCTCACCAACCGGGGTAATGGCTCCGTCGTTGGCATCTTCAAACAGGTAGAACCGGCGTCCCAATGGTTCGTGATCGGACCAGGCGAGAATATGATTCGGATCGCGCCAGTCGAAGTGGGATGTCATACCGTTGTCGTCGATGATGCGAATATCAGTGCCGTCATCCTTCGCGGTGATCATCCGCGTTTTGCGGGAGCCATTCGGATAACGCCAACGATGCAGGAAGACGAATCGGGAACCGTCGGTGTTGTACAGCAGATGATTAAAGTAGTGCTTGATGCCAGGCTGCTGGTCAGGAATGGTTCCCATATTGGCGATCTGTTCGAGCGAAATAATCATCTTCGTTTCGCCACTATCGAGATCAATGTGGAAGATGCCTGTGTCTGAAGGAGCCAAGTCTTCTGCAAACGGATCCGGAAAGCCGGTGTACCCGTATCCAGGGCGGACATCGTTAATCCGCCGGAAATCTGCTGTGACGGCAGACTTGCCAGTGGGGCTGACCGTA is part of the Polystyrenella longa genome and harbors:
- a CDS encoding argininosuccinate synthase, which codes for MAREKVILAYSGGLDTSVAVKWINEKYDMDVITYTCDLGQGRELDTIKEKAIKTGAVEAIIEDVRNLFVDCFVWPALMTGTMYEGKYPLATALGRPLIAHRMVEFAKEHGATAVAHGCTGKGNDQVRFDVAFNTLAPDLKIIAPVREWRFTRTQEIEYAQEHGIEVDATKENIFSIDQNLWGRSVEAGVLENPWNAPPEAAYNWTVPPEEAPDTPLEIEIEFEQGRPIALDGKEMDGVSIIEHLNKVGGEHGVGRIDHVENRLVGIKSREIYEAPAAMILHEAHRELEFLTLSRQAQRFKTYVAQTCADIIYDGLWYSPFHQDLMGFVEKNQRFVSGHTRIKLYKGNYVVTGRKSPHSLYSEELATYEEGDSFPHEAAVAFIRIHGMALKTQAQQQLLKGEPIVRPARIMPTKDAK
- a CDS encoding histidine phosphatase family protein yields the protein MSGSYTRLLLIRHGATAANEQRPYILQGNGINGPLSEKGEAQAKSVSEFLSQTKIDAIYCSPLVRAQQTATEIARPHGIAPTPIEGIHEVNVGLWEGQSWEAIMESHPEEYKTFINASGEIPYLGGESYQDVLNRSKPVIEGLVEKHPGETVVIVAHNVVNRAYLADIMNKPINEAKAIRQVNTCVNIIRYQENDRELDTLNSYLHLTEDLVL
- the pdxA gene encoding 4-hydroxythreonine-4-phosphate dehydrogenase PdxA, with product MTKTPLPRIGLTLGDVAGIGPEVTARAICDAQVRATCQPIVIGHPRILNEALELIRPHVASVPPVQEIHSLKEIDTNDSPIYCFNPAGDEVLAAPRNQFNAAAGKASYDYLLAAIRGAQAGTIDGITTAPLAKASLHLAGINYPGHTEILAKECGVDEFAMMLYLPPGEQVRGINGLAVSHVTLHTSIKSVPDLLSVDSIYGKIGLTYRFMQAQGVVDPRIAVCALNPHGGEEGLFGNEESELIAPAIERAREEFGTSVTGPFPTDTMMKRAIRDGEFDGVVAMYHDQGHIAIKLVAFDTAVNVTLGLPIVRTSPSHGTAYDIAWQGTARADGMITAIQVAANLAKIN
- a CDS encoding metallophosphoesterase family protein; amino-acid sequence: MINDEIMAGRTIAIGDIHGCSTAFETLLDMLQVTSEDTIVLLGDIVDRGPGTKQVIETTINLKSRCKQLIYIRGNHEEMLLDALKAGPLTSTWLFYGGQEVLDSYEIESVEQLPESHVNFIESSRDYWENQTDIFVHANVQHDRPLDEQHPQVLRWERYTGTKPPHFSGKRVIVGHTVMPQGMPKFSPGWLAIDTGAYEGNPLTAFDTTTKTFYQADESGNRYPTFPLVEEPTENP